The following are encoded in a window of Zingiber officinale cultivar Zhangliang unplaced genomic scaffold, Zo_v1.1 ctg153, whole genome shotgun sequence genomic DNA:
- the LOC122036402 gene encoding transcription termination factor MTERF2, chloroplastic-like codes for MFRRLSAAVHRQLQVTATLGHRRTAAAASRSHFLGFVRPYSVSSVAADDPSSLIASSLTRSCGISDHAALSISKKVQPDALDKALSVLAVLKDYGFEEAHLVRLVNLYPRSLLMDVEKTLKPKLEFYCGISLVGTALPEVLSAKPRLLTASLEKRLIPNVEFLKSILKTNKNLVDALKHSPWLMAFDTRTAVLPKVDALRAYGVPDDVILVLLTRCGYALVADTDRFNDALDAVKKMGICSKKSTFAYALGVLAIFPKKKWLEKMENLRELGWSQNHILEAFAKFPYIMRASTEKIRKTAKFVEEKLGWTPEHTVKNPFVLSLSLEKRLMPRYAVLSILVHMGLIKPCFIWSHFKISDKNFLVRFVTKYQEKAPEIVEAYQKVKSDI; via the coding sequence ATGTTTCGACGTCTCTCCGCCGCCGTCCACCGTCAACTTCAGGTGACTGCCACTCTCGGCCATCGTcgaaccgccgccgccgcctctcgTTCACACTTTCTGGGTTTTGTCAGACCCTACTCTGTCTCCTCAGTCGCCGCCGACGATCCCTCATCCCTAATCGCCTCCTCCCTCACGAGATCGTGCGGGATCTCCGACCATGCCGCCCTCTCCATCTCCAAGAAAGTCCAGCCCGACGCCCTCGACAAAGCGCTCTCGGTGCTCGCCGTCCTCAAGGACTACGGCTTCGAAGAAGCTCATCTCGTCCGCCTCGTCAACCTCTATCCTCGTTCCCTCTTGATGGACGTCGAGAAGACCTTGAAGCCCAAGCTGGAGTTCTATTGCGGGATCAGCCTCGTCGGAACCGCCCTCCCGGAGGTCCTGTCAGCGAAACCCCGGCTGCTGACGGCTAGCTTGGAGAAGCGATTGATCCCCAACGTTGAGTTCCTCAAATCGATTTTGAAAACGAATAAGAACCTCGTGGATGCCCTAAAACACTCGCCTTGGTTGATGGCCTTCGACACCAGAACTGCCGTTCTTCCCAAGGTCGATGCTCTGCGCGCATATGGCGTGCCCGATGATGTAATCTTGGTGCTTTTGACCCGTTGCGGCTACGCTTTGGTGGCAGATACAGATCGATTCAATGATGCCTTAGACGCGGTAAAGAAGATGGGTATCTGTTCGAAGAAATCCACATTCGCCTATGCCCTCGGGGTGCTCGCTATATTCCCCAAGAAGAAGTGGTTGGAGAAAATGGAGAACTTGAGGGAATTGGGGTGGTCGCAGAATCATATCTTGGAGGCATTTGCAAAGTTTCCTTACATTATGCGGGCATCGACTGAGAAGATAAGGAAGACTGCCAAGTTTGTGGAAGAGAAGCTGGGATGGACACCGGAGCACACAGTGAAGAATCCGTTCGTCCTGTCGTTGAGCCTGGAGAAGAGGTTGATGCCCAGGTATGCCGTCCTGAGCATTCTAGTGCACATGGGATTGATCAAGCCTTGCTTCATTTGGAGTCATTTCAAGATTTCGGACAAGAACTTCCTGGTGCGATTTGTGACCAAGTATCAAGAGAAAGCTCCAGAGATAGTTGAAGCTTATCAAAAAGTGAAATCAGATATATGA